Proteins from one Pontibacter korlensis genomic window:
- a CDS encoding isoprenyl transferase: MNLKDKVDLGNLPRHIAVIMDGNGRWAKRRGGLRIFGHQNAIKAVRDTVEAAAELGVEYLTLYAFSTENWSRPAEEVSALMTLLVSTIRKETATLNKNNIRLQTIGNTASLPKACQRELMEAMELTKHNTRMTLVLALSYSGRWDITQAVQRLASEAGQGNIKADEINEASIAEYLSTTGMPDPELLIRTSGEQRISNFLLWQLAYTELYITELLWPDFRKEHLYEAILSYQSRERRFGKTSEQITK, translated from the coding sequence ATGAATTTAAAGGATAAAGTAGACTTAGGCAATTTACCAAGGCACATAGCCGTTATCATGGACGGTAATGGGCGTTGGGCAAAGCGAAGAGGCGGACTGCGTATCTTTGGTCATCAGAATGCCATAAAGGCCGTGCGCGATACTGTAGAAGCTGCAGCAGAGTTAGGTGTTGAGTACCTGACCTTGTATGCTTTTTCTACAGAAAACTGGTCGCGGCCAGCAGAAGAGGTTTCAGCGTTGATGACGTTGCTGGTGTCTACCATCCGTAAGGAAACTGCCACTCTTAATAAGAACAACATTCGCCTGCAGACGATTGGTAACACTGCCAGTTTGCCTAAAGCTTGCCAACGCGAACTGATGGAGGCAATGGAGCTGACTAAACACAATACCAGAATGACACTGGTATTGGCATTAAGCTACAGTGGCCGCTGGGATATTACACAAGCTGTGCAACGCCTTGCAAGCGAGGCGGGTCAAGGTAATATAAAGGCTGATGAAATAAATGAGGCCTCTATAGCTGAATACCTTTCAACAACAGGTATGCCCGATCCTGAACTTTTGATCAGGACTAGCGGAGAACAGCGCATAAGTAACTTCCTTCTCTGGCAATTAGCTTATACTGAGTTATACATTACAGAGTTGCTCTGGCCGGATTTTAGAAAGGAACATCTCTACGAAGCAATATTATCTTACCAGAGCCGTGAGCGCAGATTTGGTAAGACAAGTGAACAAATAACAAAGTGA
- a CDS encoding DUF6089 family protein, with product MTLRTFIQALLICLFLQVGSAFFVAPAIAQIGRSVTTSEIGVGIGGANYKGEISPNYRFLNNQPALTVFYRRDMSNAITLRGGLMGSHRIVDDNTFSDEAFSDRPLHADRQAELRLSLLELSGVVEYNFLDYYDRSQSPRFSPYLFVGVAGLLYNKKLTLAGNVEREFDTDMTVAIPFGVGVKYALSMHWNLGLEFGARKTFTDKIDYLASPEFSDNIANPHDKDWYFYNGISISYTFYRYNCPPVYKNKPGLLD from the coding sequence ATGACGCTACGTACTTTTATACAAGCACTCCTTATTTGTCTATTTCTGCAAGTAGGGAGTGCTTTTTTTGTCGCCCCAGCTATAGCTCAAATAGGAAGATCTGTAACAACCTCGGAGATAGGAGTTGGTATAGGTGGAGCTAATTATAAAGGCGAAATCTCACCTAATTACCGCTTCCTGAACAATCAGCCAGCACTCACAGTATTTTATCGCCGTGATATGTCAAATGCTATTACCCTCCGTGGGGGGTTAATGGGGAGCCATCGTATTGTAGATGATAACACCTTCAGCGATGAAGCCTTTAGTGATCGTCCACTTCATGCTGACCGCCAAGCAGAATTGCGTCTTAGCCTACTAGAGCTTTCTGGTGTGGTTGAATATAACTTTCTTGATTACTATGACCGTAGCCAAAGCCCCCGGTTTTCTCCCTACCTCTTCGTGGGAGTTGCAGGCCTGCTATACAATAAGAAGCTTACGTTGGCAGGGAATGTCGAGAGGGAGTTTGATACCGACATGACCGTAGCGATTCCTTTCGGTGTAGGTGTAAAGTATGCTCTCAGTATGCACTGGAACTTAGGGCTAGAATTCGGGGCTAGAAAAACTTTTACGGATAAGATAGATTATCTCGCCTCTCCTGAGTTTTCAGATAACATTGCAAACCCACATGATAAAGACTGGTACTTCTACAACGGCATCAGTATATCTTATACTTTCTACCGCTACAACTGCCCTCCAGTATATAAGAACAAGCCAGGTCTTTTAGATTAA
- a CDS encoding DUF6089 family protein codes for MKKLCTLALMLIFTLTLFSNDAEAQRWTRRKQYGSVGVTFGAMNYFGDIVPQPDFTSFRFKSTRPSAGISYTYRFAPRFSYRVGFTWGRLTGDDALSASQNEGENRGRFGRNLSFRNDIKELSTVAVVDLFENRSTYQRRPDFVPYAFAGVAVMHHNPKAYYERGSMGDFGDNDIATGWYELQPLGTEGQYAEGGNYPEPYKRVQIAIPFGLGVRYKIDRYWDLSLEVGWRKTFTDYLDDVSTTYASKQNILNGGGENPTAAAILSDRSAGSGFTTQPDPSGTPYMIVRGYGRDGQQRGERSDDDWYITTGLTLNYILSPRVRSPKFR; via the coding sequence ATGAAGAAACTTTGTACCCTTGCATTAATGCTTATTTTTACACTTACACTTTTCTCCAATGATGCGGAAGCGCAGCGTTGGACAAGACGTAAGCAGTATGGTTCAGTGGGGGTGACCTTCGGAGCTATGAACTACTTTGGGGACATTGTACCTCAGCCAGATTTTACAAGCTTTCGCTTTAAGTCTACGAGGCCAAGTGCGGGAATTAGCTATACCTACCGCTTTGCGCCACGTTTCTCTTATCGTGTAGGGTTTACCTGGGGGCGTTTAACCGGAGATGATGCATTAAGTGCCTCTCAGAACGAAGGTGAGAACAGAGGTCGCTTTGGTAGAAATTTATCATTCCGCAACGATATAAAAGAGCTTAGCACCGTAGCTGTGGTTGACCTCTTCGAGAACCGCAGTACTTATCAACGTCGCCCTGATTTTGTGCCCTATGCATTTGCAGGTGTGGCTGTAATGCATCATAATCCAAAGGCGTATTATGAAAGAGGCTCTATGGGGGATTTTGGAGATAATGATATAGCAACCGGTTGGTATGAACTGCAACCTTTAGGTACTGAAGGGCAGTATGCTGAGGGAGGAAATTATCCAGAGCCTTACAAACGAGTACAAATTGCTATTCCGTTTGGTTTGGGTGTGCGTTACAAAATTGATCGCTACTGGGATCTTAGCCTTGAAGTTGGTTGGAGAAAAACCTTTACGGATTATCTCGATGATGTAAGTACAACTTACGCCTCCAAACAGAATATTTTAAATGGCGGTGGCGAGAATCCTACGGCAGCCGCTATACTTTCAGATAGAAGTGCAGGTTCAGGCTTTACAACTCAGCCAGACCCAAGTGGTACTCCTTACATGATTGTTAGAGGTTACGGAAGAGATGGACAGCAGAGAGGCGAAAGATCTGACGATGACTGGTACATCACCACAGGCCTAACACTGAATTATATTTTATCACCGCGTGTCAGAAGTCCGAAGTTTAGATAA
- a CDS encoding NAD kinase yields the protein MKIAILGKPFSDNIQPFIQTLFDELQRRKAQLCMVEHFELYLKNTINLPTGIETFRRGDRLEGVDVVLSIGGDGTLLDTVTYVGEQQIPILGINTGRLGFLATIPYDSVNIALDALYKGHYTLDDRALIRVDSDQEVFKGINFGLNEFSVQKRDTSSMIVVHTYIDGEYLNSYWADGLVVATPTGSTGYSLSCGGPLVLPQTNNFVISPVCPHNLNVRPMIVSDRSVISFEVEGRSSSYLAALDSRSTPVDMNVQLAVRREAFVARLVKLHHVNFLSTLRSKLNWGLDKRNSSIK from the coding sequence ATGAAAATAGCTATACTTGGCAAACCGTTTAGTGATAACATTCAACCTTTCATCCAGACGCTTTTTGATGAGTTGCAGCGCCGAAAGGCGCAGCTGTGTATGGTAGAGCATTTTGAGCTGTACCTTAAGAATACAATAAATTTGCCTACAGGAATAGAGACCTTCAGGCGTGGCGATAGATTGGAAGGAGTGGATGTAGTGTTGAGTATAGGCGGCGACGGAACCCTGTTGGATACAGTAACCTATGTGGGAGAGCAGCAAATTCCTATACTTGGCATTAATACGGGGCGCCTCGGTTTTTTGGCTACCATCCCTTATGATAGTGTTAACATTGCTTTGGACGCACTATATAAAGGACATTACACGCTAGACGACCGTGCTCTTATCCGTGTTGATTCTGATCAGGAGGTCTTTAAAGGGATAAACTTTGGCCTAAACGAGTTTAGTGTGCAGAAGCGTGATACTTCGTCCATGATTGTGGTGCACACGTATATAGATGGTGAATATCTAAATTCTTATTGGGCAGATGGCCTGGTGGTGGCCACGCCTACAGGATCAACAGGATACTCGCTTAGCTGCGGGGGACCTTTGGTGCTGCCACAGACCAACAATTTTGTTATTTCGCCCGTATGTCCGCATAACCTAAACGTGCGGCCTATGATCGTTTCTGATCGTAGTGTTATCTCGTTTGAGGTGGAGGGGCGTAGTAGTAGCTATCTTGCGGCTCTGGATTCCAGGTCTACTCCTGTGGATATGAATGTGCAGCTGGCAGTACGGAGAGAAGCTTTTGTTGCCAGGCTGGTGAAGCTCCATCATGTTAACTTTTTATCGACGCTACGTAGTAAACTTAATTGGGGACTTGATAAGCGAAATAGCTCAATAAAATAA
- a CDS encoding BamA/TamA family outer membrane protein, which yields MRLQAFLLILLLLYGAVAQAEPCAAPALVITDISLEGNETTKSQVMLRELTFAPGDTILTEGLEPLLQENQKRLFNLRLFHHVNYTYTCADGQVQVKYQVQERFYLYPIPIFDFADRNFNAWLEKEDWSRIDYGINLIQKNFRGRNEEVRVRVQRGFNKRLELGYRVPYVWRRHNLGADFSVADYRSRTVSYTNLNNRQRFFEQESGMPIKRTSVAAALVHRLDVQRQEGLRFSYHNEQISDSVTFLNPDYYHDAQQERQYTRVELYKVINRRNNFAYPTAGSYFDAMVSQTIFLRNTGSPFTAFRTKYVKYVPLSDKYFYMAGAEGQLRLAGEHAFADNIALGYRSYVRGYELYVIGGQHYGLFKQGLTRQLLDIESIKLKFIDNPKFNNIPLSLYLNSFTDAGYVVDDVFDKGNQLTNRLLVGGGLGLHAVTFYDIVLRLEYTLNREGNRGFYFSARFPF from the coding sequence ATGCGACTGCAAGCATTCCTGCTTATACTTCTACTTCTGTATGGAGCAGTAGCACAGGCTGAGCCATGTGCTGCGCCTGCTTTAGTGATAACTGATATAAGTCTAGAGGGCAACGAAACAACCAAAAGTCAGGTAATGCTGCGCGAGCTTACATTTGCTCCCGGTGATACCATACTAACAGAAGGACTGGAACCACTGCTTCAGGAAAACCAAAAGCGCCTCTTCAACCTCCGGCTATTCCATCATGTAAACTATACTTATACTTGTGCCGATGGTCAGGTGCAGGTGAAGTACCAGGTGCAGGAGCGCTTTTATCTTTACCCCATCCCTATTTTTGATTTCGCGGATCGCAATTTCAATGCTTGGTTAGAAAAGGAAGACTGGAGCCGTATAGATTACGGTATCAACCTTATTCAAAAAAACTTTAGAGGACGTAACGAAGAGGTGCGAGTGCGGGTGCAGAGAGGATTCAATAAGCGCCTAGAACTAGGCTATCGAGTTCCATATGTGTGGCGAAGACACAACCTTGGCGCAGATTTCTCTGTTGCGGACTATCGTAGCCGCACTGTTAGCTATACCAACCTCAATAACAGGCAACGCTTTTTTGAGCAGGAGAGTGGTATGCCCATCAAACGTACTTCTGTAGCAGCAGCGTTGGTGCACCGCCTGGATGTGCAGCGGCAGGAAGGGCTGCGGTTTTCCTATCACAATGAGCAGATTTCTGACTCTGTTACCTTTCTCAATCCAGATTATTACCATGATGCACAGCAGGAGCGGCAGTATACTCGTGTAGAGCTTTACAAGGTTATCAACAGGCGCAACAACTTTGCTTATCCTACTGCAGGTAGTTATTTTGACGCCATGGTGTCGCAAACAATATTCCTGCGCAACACTGGCTCTCCCTTTACCGCGTTCCGCACAAAATACGTAAAGTATGTTCCTCTCTCAGATAAGTACTTTTATATGGCGGGAGCAGAGGGGCAGCTGCGGCTTGCTGGCGAGCATGCCTTTGCCGATAATATAGCCTTAGGCTACCGATCTTATGTGCGAGGGTATGAACTTTATGTTATAGGAGGTCAGCACTATGGCTTATTTAAACAAGGGTTAACGCGGCAGCTTCTTGATATTGAAAGTATAAAGCTTAAATTTATAGATAATCCGAAGTTTAATAATATACCTTTGTCCTTATACCTGAATAGCTTTACAGATGCTGGCTATGTGGTAGATGATGTGTTTGATAAGGGAAATCAGCTAACCAATCGCTTACTAGTTGGTGGTGGGCTGGGGCTGCATGCAGTTACTTTTTATGATATTGTGCTTCGGCTGGAGTATACTTTGAACCGGGAAGGCAATAGAGGCTTTTACTTTAGCGCGAGATTTCCGTTTTAA
- a CDS encoding CBS domain-containing protein, with protein MIAEELINQMIPPLKLYDTVDKALRWMDEFRVNELPVVSNRKYMGLATEQSLIELPDRAQQLKELELEYQDVHVQGHQHFYDVMEAAIKNKIQVVPVLDEEQDYVGVITINDTLAAFGQMSALQGQGSILVLSMADRDYSLSQISRLIEEENSKILSAYVSPDEMDPYKIKLTLKLNTTDLSRIIATLERFEYRITAQFNDNTDYDVGRDRLDMLFKYLDI; from the coding sequence ATGATCGCAGAAGAACTCATCAATCAAATGATTCCGCCGCTGAAGCTCTACGACACCGTAGACAAGGCTTTGCGCTGGATGGATGAGTTCCGCGTAAACGAATTGCCGGTGGTAAGCAACCGTAAGTATATGGGCCTGGCAACAGAGCAGAGCCTAATAGAACTGCCCGACCGCGCACAACAGCTAAAGGAGCTGGAGCTGGAGTACCAGGATGTGCATGTGCAGGGACACCAGCATTTTTACGATGTTATGGAGGCCGCCATCAAGAATAAAATTCAGGTGGTGCCAGTGCTGGACGAGGAGCAGGATTATGTTGGCGTAATTACGATAAATGATACGTTGGCAGCCTTTGGCCAAATGTCGGCACTGCAAGGGCAGGGTAGTATACTGGTGCTCTCCATGGCAGACCGCGACTATTCGCTAAGCCAAATCAGTCGCCTGATAGAGGAGGAGAATAGTAAGATCCTGAGCGCCTATGTATCGCCCGACGAAATGGATCCTTATAAAATAAAGCTGACTCTGAAGCTGAACACCACCGACCTCAGCCGTATCATTGCTACACTAGAGCGCTTCGAATATCGCATCACTGCTCAGTTTAACGATAACACCGATTACGATGTAGGCCGCGACCGCCTCGACATGCTCTTTAAATACCTCGACATTTAA
- a CDS encoding alpha/beta fold hydrolase has protein sequence MDLQVRQEGDYQYIDEGEGEVLLLLHGLFGALSNWNGVVDHFSKSYRVVIPLMPIYEMALHKAGVPGLVNFVEGFVKFKKLKDLTLLGNSLGGHVGLVYTLNNANMVKRLVLTGSSGLFEDSMGGSFPKRGNYQYVEERVGYTFYDPKTATKELVDEVFSITNSNAKCLRIIAIAKSAQRHNMAKDITNIKVPTLLIWGLNDTITPPLVAYEFNRLIENSELYFIDKCGHAPMMEHPEKFNSILEKYLAKTPITAASV, from the coding sequence ATGGATTTACAAGTCAGACAAGAAGGAGATTATCAGTATATTGATGAGGGAGAAGGAGAAGTGCTATTGCTGCTGCACGGGCTTTTTGGGGCACTCAGCAACTGGAATGGCGTTGTAGACCACTTTTCGAAAAGTTACCGTGTTGTAATTCCTTTGATGCCGATTTATGAAATGGCCCTGCATAAGGCTGGTGTGCCTGGTTTGGTGAATTTTGTAGAAGGCTTTGTAAAGTTCAAGAAGCTTAAAGACCTGACGCTGCTGGGTAACTCACTAGGTGGCCATGTAGGCCTTGTGTATACCCTGAACAACGCAAACATGGTAAAGCGCCTGGTGCTAACTGGTAGCTCTGGCCTTTTTGAAGACTCTATGGGAGGATCTTTCCCTAAGAGAGGAAATTACCAGTATGTGGAAGAGCGTGTGGGTTATACTTTTTACGATCCTAAAACAGCCACCAAAGAATTGGTAGACGAGGTGTTCTCTATTACAAATAGTAATGCCAAGTGTTTGCGTATCATTGCCATTGCCAAATCAGCACAGCGGCACAACATGGCTAAAGATATCACAAACATTAAGGTGCCAACGTTGTTAATATGGGGTCTGAATGATACGATCACTCCTCCGTTGGTAGCTTACGAGTTTAACAGGCTCATTGAGAACTCCGAATTATATTTCATCGATAAGTGCGGACATGCACCAATGATGGAACATCCGGAGAAGTTTAACAGTATCTTAGAGAAATATTTAGCAAAAACACCAATAACCGCCGCATCCGTATGA
- a CDS encoding anthranilate synthase component II — translation MLLLLDNFDSFTYNLVDYFGRLGVEVKVVRNDVPLQELQKLPVEAVVLSPGPGAPRGAGSLMEVIFHYHERVPMLGICLGHQALGEFFGAKLEKGLRPMHGKISEIICQADPIFEGLPATMPVVRYHSLVLRHVPESMIPLAHTQEGELMAFRHRELPLYALQFHPEAALTTYGLHMLQNWLRIANFTG, via the coding sequence ATGCTTCTCCTGCTCGATAACTTTGACTCGTTTACCTATAACCTAGTAGACTACTTTGGCCGACTTGGGGTGGAGGTGAAGGTGGTGCGAAACGATGTGCCGTTGCAGGAGCTTCAGAAATTACCGGTAGAAGCAGTTGTGCTTTCGCCAGGACCAGGCGCGCCACGAGGTGCAGGGAGCTTGATGGAAGTGATTTTTCATTACCATGAACGGGTACCCATGCTGGGAATATGCCTTGGTCATCAGGCATTAGGCGAGTTCTTTGGGGCTAAGTTGGAGAAGGGGCTGCGGCCAATGCACGGGAAAATATCAGAAATAATTTGTCAGGCAGACCCTATTTTTGAAGGTTTGCCGGCCACTATGCCAGTGGTGCGTTATCATTCTCTGGTGCTGCGCCACGTTCCAGAAAGTATGATACCGCTGGCACACACGCAGGAAGGAGAGTTGATGGCCTTTCGGCACAGGGAGCTACCGCTATACGCGTTGCAATTTCACCCGGAAGCTGCCCTTACCACTTATGGCTTGCATATGCTTCAAAATTGGCTTAGGATTGCTAATTTTACAGGCTAG
- a CDS encoding CvpA family protein — protein MSTFDFFLAIPIAYGAFMGFRKGLLLELVSLVALVLAILGGLKLLDTALPLMAGFIGDAHGLLPYVTFLVVFVGIILLIHLGGILLKKVIDFTPFGLFDNVLGSILGALKWCLALSLLLYVSDMAGISISQDTADSSMVYPVVLKTTPYALDILSYVLPFIKALITSLRQHF, from the coding sequence ATGAGTACTTTTGATTTTTTTCTGGCCATACCTATTGCCTATGGCGCGTTTATGGGGTTCCGGAAGGGTTTGCTGCTGGAGCTGGTGTCTTTGGTGGCGTTGGTTTTAGCTATCCTGGGAGGTTTAAAGCTGCTGGATACGGCCTTGCCTCTGATGGCTGGCTTTATCGGGGATGCACACGGGCTGCTGCCTTACGTTACTTTCCTTGTGGTGTTTGTAGGGATCATCCTGCTTATTCACCTAGGTGGTATCCTTCTTAAGAAAGTAATAGACTTCACACCATTTGGGCTTTTCGATAATGTGCTGGGCAGTATACTTGGCGCTTTGAAATGGTGCCTGGCTTTGAGCTTGCTGTTGTACGTTTCGGATATGGCGGGTATAAGCATATCTCAGGATACTGCAGATTCCTCTATGGTGTACCCGGTAGTGCTAAAAACAACGCCTTACGCACTTGATATTCTGAGCTACGTGCTGCCGTTTATCAAAGCGCTCATCACTTCATTAAGACAGCACTTTTAG
- a CDS encoding GatB/YqeY domain-containing protein — translation MTLKQRVDADIKQAMLAKDKARLQALRSIKSQIMLAETEKGGSEGLDQGTELKLLTKAAKQRRESAELYAQQGRADLEQVELAELAVIEEYLPKQLDEGDLRTRLVEIIQRVGATGPSDMGKVMGVATKELAGQADGRAISQTVGDLLSNTDF, via the coding sequence ATGACACTAAAACAACGCGTTGATGCCGACATCAAACAAGCCATGTTGGCTAAAGATAAAGCCCGTTTGCAGGCGCTAAGAAGTATAAAGTCGCAGATTATGCTGGCTGAAACCGAAAAAGGTGGATCTGAAGGCTTGGATCAGGGCACAGAATTGAAGCTCCTGACCAAGGCTGCAAAACAGCGCCGTGAGTCTGCAGAGCTTTACGCGCAGCAAGGCCGCGCTGACCTGGAGCAGGTAGAGCTGGCCGAATTGGCCGTGATAGAAGAATACTTGCCAAAGCAGCTGGACGAAGGCGACCTGCGCACGCGCCTGGTAGAAATCATTCAGCGTGTGGGTGCTACTGGCCCTTCTGACATGGGTAAAGTGATGGGCGTAGCTACAAAAGAGCTGGCCGGGCAAGCCGACGGACGCGCTATTTCACAGACTGTTGGAGATCTGCTGAGTAATACCGATTTTTAA
- a CDS encoding pyridoxine 5'-phosphate synthase, with protein sequence MTKLSVNINKIATLRNARGGDRPNVVQAAKDCERFGAQGITVHPRPDERHIRYRDVYDLKEIVTTEFNIEGNPTPDFLKLVKDVRPEQVTLVPDAPDAITSNAGWDTIKHKDFLTNVIGELRELGIRASIFVDPVEEMVEGAAAVNTDRIELYTEAYASGYHKNREEAIAPYLQAALKAQEYNLGLNAGHDLDLDNLKYLHDTLPNLKEVSIGHALICDALYLGLENTIQLYLRQLK encoded by the coding sequence ATGACGAAACTGAGTGTAAATATAAACAAAATAGCCACGCTTCGGAATGCCCGCGGCGGTGATAGGCCAAATGTTGTACAGGCAGCAAAAGACTGCGAGCGCTTCGGTGCACAAGGTATTACGGTGCACCCACGCCCCGACGAGCGCCATATCCGTTACCGCGATGTGTACGACCTGAAGGAGATCGTCACCACCGAGTTCAATATTGAGGGTAATCCAACGCCGGACTTCCTGAAATTGGTAAAAGATGTACGTCCAGAGCAGGTTACACTTGTACCTGATGCCCCGGATGCCATCACCTCTAACGCCGGCTGGGACACCATCAAGCACAAAGATTTCCTGACCAATGTGATTGGGGAGTTGAGAGAGCTGGGCATCCGCGCTTCTATTTTTGTTGACCCGGTGGAAGAGATGGTGGAAGGTGCCGCCGCCGTTAACACTGACCGCATTGAGCTATACACAGAAGCTTACGCAAGCGGCTACCACAAAAATCGTGAAGAGGCTATTGCACCATACTTACAGGCTGCTCTGAAGGCGCAGGAGTATAACTTGGGCCTTAACGCAGGTCACGACCTGGACCTGGACAACTTGAAGTACCTGCACGATACACTGCCAAACCTGAAGGAAGTAAGTATAGGCCATGCCCTAATCTGCGATGCACTGTACCTTGGCCTGGAGAACACGATACAACTATACCTGCGCCAGCTCAAGTAG